Genomic segment of Amphibacillus xylanus NBRC 15112:
TCATAATCTCATAATCTGCTTCTTCAATCTCCCATTGATTTGTTTTCACATTAAAATACCTAAAAGTTTTATCATCAAATGGAATTGTTACTGTTTTAGATTCCCCTGGTTGTAGACTGACTTTAACAAATCCTTTTAACTCCTTTTTAGGTCTAAAAATTGCCCTAGACTGACAACCGACATATAATTGAGCAGCTTCCATACCCGGTAGATTACCAGTGTTTGTGATTGTAAATGTAGCGCCTGCTCGGTCAACTTCAAGATCAGAGTATTCAAATGTTGTGTAGCTTAGGCCATACCCAAATGGAAATCTGACAGCCACGTTTGCCGTGTCATAGTAACGGTAGCCAATAAATAACCCTTCTCGATATTCAACACTGACTTCTTTTCCTGGGAATTGGTGATAAGAAGGCGTATCTTCATAACGAATTGGATAAGATTCAGCTAACTTACCTGACGGGTTTACCTCTCCCGTCAAAATTCTGAGGATTGCCTTTGCACCTGCTTGTCCACTAAGTTGTCCATGTAATAAGCCTTTCACTTTATCGATCCATGGCATTTCTACTACAGCGCCACTTGACAGAATGACAACAATATTTTGATTGACTTGATAGATTTCATTTAAAAGGTCAATTTGATTCTGTGGAATCTTAATACTTTCTCGATCTAATCCCTCAGCTTCCGTTACTTCATCTAGTCCGAGATATAAAAGTACGACTTCTGCTTTTTCAGCAAGTGCGCATGCCTTTGCTATTTTTCTATTGCTTTTCTTTCCATAGCGATTAAAACCAGGTTCAAAGCCAATACTTTTAATCCCTGATTGAGCTAAAGAATCTAGTGTGTTTTCCAATATGGTCGGATTTACAACCGATGAGCCTGCCCCTTGATAACGAGGCTCTCTTGCAAAGTCACCAATCACAGCTACGTTTACATCATTATTTAATGGTAAAATATTTTCTTCATTTTTTAAGAGAACAATCGATTCTTCGGCAATCTTCTGAGCAAGTTGATGATGTTTCTTTTCATCAACACTAGCGTTTGATTCTTTAAGTGCAGAAGTCGTCGACATAATCAATTCCAATAAACGATCAACCGCTTCATCTAATACTTCCTCTTTTAATTCACCGCTTTTAATCGCTTGATAAATATCCTGATCTGTCTCTCCATTCGTCGTCGGCATCTCCAATTCATTACCAACTTTAAGAGCTGCCACCCGATCATTATTACCACCCCAGTCAGTCACAACAACACCATCGTAGTCCCATTCATTGCGGAGGATAGTGTTCAATAGATGAGGGTTTTCATTTGCATACGTGCCATTTAACTTGTTATATGCGGACATAACTGTTTTGGCTTTACCTTCTTTGATAGCTATTTCAAAAGCAGTTAAGTATATTTCTCTAAGTGTTCGTTCGTCAACGATTGTATCAATTGCCATTCGTCTTTCTTCTTGATTATTAACAGCAAAGTGTTTAACTGAAGCCGCGATTCCTTTTGATTGAATGCCTTGAATTAAACTTGCTGCTAATTTCCCTGCTAAGTATGGATCCTCACTAAAGTATTCGAAGTTTCGACCTGCCAAAGGATTTCGCTTCATATTGATACCGGGTCCAAGCAGAACATTAACTTTTTGATTAGCAGCTTCAATTCCTAAATATTGCCCCATTTTATTAATTAAATTAACATCCCAACTATTCGCAACTGTTGCAGCTGTTGGAAAACAAGTTGCTGGAATACTCGGATTAAGTCCCAAATGGTCAGCAGCAGCCGCTTGCTTACGAATGCCGTGTGGACCATCTGCAAGAAACATACTTGGGATGCCTAAACGATCAATATTCTCTGACTGCCAGAAGTCCTTGCCTGACATTAGGGATACTTTTTCTGCTAAAGTCATTTGATTAATTATTGTATTATATTTCATTTTTATTCCTCATTTATAATTTTAAATTGCTTCTTCAAACACCCGTCATTTTAATCTTCTGATCAAATTAAATTGCTTTATTTTCTGTATATTTTGCAAGTAATAAATTAAATGATAAATTGTTATTTAGAGTAAAAATTATTCATTTACTTTATTAAATATAAATGCAACTTCAATTATCTGAATATTCCGACATCTATAACGCCATTTTTAGCCCTGATAAACCACTCTATTACCTAAGTTTGATTTATAAGTTGTTAATTAGAAAACTAATTCTAAACACACATATCAATAGATATAAACTCATTTTCCCTGTCATTTAAGTGAGGAAAATAATCGTTGATAAACATCGCAATATTCTATTTTATGGATAGGTAACCTCTACTAGGATTACCTATCCATTTGTTGTTAAATATTATATAGACTGCTTTCAAATTGAGTATTAGTTATTTTACTTCTAACAATAAGCCGATAGAAATATCTAACCTTAATTCAGCCATTAAGTTAGCAATCACTTAACGGGTTGTGAATGACTACTTTATTTACTCTAAAGTTCCAGTTAGCTCTACATCAATGCCTGCATCAGGTATTGCAATAGTTGTTGTATATACTCCATCCGAAGATGTAATTTCGTACTCTATTTCTTCTCCTGTATTATACTGCGTACCTTTAGTCGTAATTACTCCATCTGTTTCTTCATATCCACCCTCAACAAATTTAACTGTAGCCTCTCCAGCATAGTCTACCAAGCCATAAAATGTCCCATCATTCAATAACACCATAATAGTTGGAGCCCAGCCAGCACCTACACCTTCAAGTATTAAGTATGAATCCTCATCTGCCACTGAAGCAAGAAGTTCATCTGTACTCGCAGGAGCCACTTCTTCAACACCCTCTTCTTCCACATCGTTATTCAAATCTTCACCTTCTGTTTGTTCTTCTGTATCTACTGGCGCTTCAGCTTCTGGAATATCATCATTTTCACTACACGCAACCATAAATAGAGCCATTAATACTACCATTCCGAACACCATTAATCGTTTCATCATTTCTCTTTTCATTAGTTAAACCTCCATAAATTATAATTAGTAAAGTACTTATTTAATAACGTGATCAATATAAAATTACTATTTTAAAACAAAATAACAGCTTATTGATATACCTTTGATTATTTTGATTTTTCTAGACTTTCTTTTGTTGATGTTAGCTTTATAAAGCCAGTTAGACTTATTCCTAGTA
This window contains:
- a CDS encoding beta-glucosidase, producing MKYNTIINQMTLAEKVSLMSGKDFWQSENIDRLGIPSMFLADGPHGIRKQAAAADHLGLNPSIPATCFPTAATVANSWDVNLINKMGQYLGIEAANQKVNVLLGPGINMKRNPLAGRNFEYFSEDPYLAGKLAASLIQGIQSKGIAASVKHFAVNNQEERRMAIDTIVDERTLREIYLTAFEIAIKEGKAKTVMSAYNKLNGTYANENPHLLNTILRNEWDYDGVVVTDWGGNNDRVAALKVGNELEMPTTNGETDQDIYQAIKSGELKEEVLDEAVDRLLELIMSTTSALKESNASVDEKKHHQLAQKIAEESIVLLKNEENILPLNNDVNVAVIGDFAREPRYQGAGSSVVNPTILENTLDSLAQSGIKSIGFEPGFNRYGKKSNRKIAKACALAEKAEVVLLYLGLDEVTEAEGLDRESIKIPQNQIDLLNEIYQVNQNIVVILSSGAVVEMPWIDKVKGLLHGQLSGQAGAKAILRILTGEVNPSGKLAESYPIRYEDTPSYHQFPGKEVSVEYREGLFIGYRYYDTANVAVRFPFGYGLSYTTFEYSDLEVDRAGATFTITNTGNLPGMEAAQLYVGCQSRAIFRPKKELKGFVKVSLQPGESKTVTIPFDDKTFRYFNVKTNQWEIEEADYEIMIGSSSVDIQLSGVLFVEGTGAPLPYDQTDIPSYYSGQVSNVGLEEFETLLGRKVPDAKWDRTKPLGYNDTIAQCQYAKGLFARFAYQLIKFSHWFLRKIGKRSTANLIMMSVYHMPFRGLARMTGGIMNMPMVDGVLMIVNGQFYKGLKHVLRERKQMIKAAKVNN